One genomic region from Osmerus mordax isolate fOsmMor3 chromosome 4, fOsmMor3.pri, whole genome shotgun sequence encodes:
- the LOC136942442 gene encoding uncharacterized protein isoform X3: MATRAAYFSPSEAQILMEAYEEVKDIIKKKGNTATVIKQREKAWQSIADRLNALNMNGPKRTWQQVKIKYKNILQNAVKKNTHRQGTGGGSPKADLTPAEDMALELNKGRPVLEGIPGGKETSIGSSQDATRFIQVSGSTVFLLEPPAQAPDDADPGEGPSAAATAHDGDDDEEETISLDSRRHEDPDAIQWENQPGNISSQAIRKLYGNHLRRQIELADIDIQYKKKKMENLALESEIKKRTIRKLDLEIKKLERELQEDDTADDHLYERYRFSADGISGAFLYSVGDAEQLNKATICRTIRSVCLAIKALADVFISFPGHRRLCDIKEEFYRIAGFPNVIGAVDCTHIRIKAPSGAHEADFVNRKSFHSINVQMVCNADCVISNVVAKWPGSVHDSRIFRASEIYQCLSQGEFSGVLLGDRGYGCQPFLLTPFTDPQEAQQAYNHAHARTRARVEMTFGLLKARFHCLHKLRVSPVRACDITVACAVLHNVACLRKERAPRVPPAMDWDNPAIFPDDDSGRLLRDQYVLNYFS, encoded by the exons atggcaactagagccgcgtacttttccccgtcggaagcacaaatcctcatggaggcatacgaggaggtaaaagatataattaagaagaaaggcaacaccgccacagtgataaagcaaagagaaaaagcgtggcaaagtattgcagaccgcctgaatgc attaaacatgaacgggccaaaacggacatggcagcaggtcaaaatcaaatacaagaacattctgcagaatg cagtgaaaaagaatacccacagacaaggcacgggtggtgggtcaccaaaggctgaccttaccccagcagaggacatggccttggagctaaataaaggcaggcccgtcttagaggggatccctggggggaaagagacgagcataggttcctcccaagatgccacccgcttcattcaag tgtctggcagcactgtgttcctgttagagccaccagcacaagcaccagacgatgctgatcca ggtgaaggccccagtgcagcagcaacagcacatgatggagacgatgatgaggaggagaccatctctctggattccagaaggcatgag gacccagatgctatacagtgggaaaaccagcctggcaacata agctcacaagctatcagaaagttgtatggcaaccacctccggcgccaaatagaactggcagacatagacattcagtacaagaagaaaaagatggaaaatcttgcactggagtccgaaataaaaaagaggacaattaggaaactggaccttgaaataaaaaaacttgagagggag ctccaagaagatgacacagctga tgaccatctatatgaaagatacaggttttctgcagatggcatcag tggagccttcctgtactcagtgggggatgcagaacagctgaacaaggccacaatttgccgcacaataaggagtgtgtgtctggctatcaaagcattagcagatgtcttcatctccttccctggccacagaagactctgtgacatcaaagaggagttctataggattgcag gtttccccaatgtcattggtgcagtggactgcacacacataaggataaaagccccctcaggtgcccatgaggccgattttgtgaataggaaatcctttcacagcattaatgttcag atggtctgcaatgctgactgtgtgatcagcaatgttgtggcaaaatggcctggctcagtccatgactccagaatctttcgggcctctgaaatctatcagtgcctatcacaag gtgaattctctggtgtgttgctgggagacagggggtatggctgccagccttttctcctgacacctttcacagacccccaggaagcacagcaggcctacaaccatgcccatgccaggaccagggccagagttgaaatgacctttggcctcctgaaggcacgctttcactgccttcacaaattaagggtcagccctgttagggcatgtgatattactgtggcttgtgctgtcctccacaatgtggcctgcctgaggaaggagagggcccccagagtgccaccagccatggactgggacaatccggcaatcttccctgatgacgacagtggtcggctgctgagggaccaatatgtgttgaattattttagttag
- the LOC136942442 gene encoding putative nuclease HARBI1 isoform X2, translating into MATRAAYFSPSEAQILMEAYEEVKDIIKKKGNTATVIKQREKAWQSIADRLNALNMNGPKRTWQQVKIKYKNILQNAVKKNTHRQGTGGGSPKADLTPAEDMALELNKGRPVLEGIPGGKETSIGSSQDATRFIQVSGSTVFLLEPPAQAPDDADPGEGPSAAATAHDGDDDEEETISLDSRRHEDPDAIQWENQPGNISSQAIRKLYGNHLRRQIELADIDIQYKKKKMENLALESEIKKRTIRKLDLEIKKLERELQEDDTADDHLYERYRFSADGIRYLCRLLGPRIKHRTARSHALSVEQMVCVALRFFASGAFLYSVGDAEQLNKATICRTIRSVCLAIKALADVFISFPGHRRLCDIKEEFYRIAVDCTHIRIKAPSGAHEADFVNRKSFHSINVQMVCNADCVISNVVAKWPGSVHDSRIFRASEIYQCLSQGEFSGVLLGDRGYGCQPFLLTPFTDPQEAQQAYNHAHARTRARVEMTFGLLKARFHCLHKLRVSPVRACDITVACAVLHNVACLRKERAPRVPPAMDWDNPAIFPDDDSGRLLRDQYVLNYFS; encoded by the exons atggcaactagagccgcgtacttttccccgtcggaagcacaaatcctcatggaggcatacgaggaggtaaaagatataattaagaagaaaggcaacaccgccacagtgataaagcaaagagaaaaagcgtggcaaagtattgcagaccgcctgaatgc attaaacatgaacgggccaaaacggacatggcagcaggtcaaaatcaaatacaagaacattctgcagaatg cagtgaaaaagaatacccacagacaaggcacgggtggtgggtcaccaaaggctgaccttaccccagcagaggacatggccttggagctaaataaaggcaggcccgtcttagaggggatccctggggggaaagagacgagcataggttcctcccaagatgccacccgcttcattcaag tgtctggcagcactgtgttcctgttagagccaccagcacaagcaccagacgatgctgatcca ggtgaaggccccagtgcagcagcaacagcacatgatggagacgatgatgaggaggagaccatctctctggattccagaaggcatgag gacccagatgctatacagtgggaaaaccagcctggcaacata agctcacaagctatcagaaagttgtatggcaaccacctccggcgccaaatagaactggcagacatagacattcagtacaagaagaaaaagatggaaaatcttgcactggagtccgaaataaaaaagaggacaattaggaaactggaccttgaaataaaaaaacttgagagggag ctccaagaagatgacacagctga tgaccatctatatgaaagatacaggttttctgcagatggcatcaggtatctatgcagactactgggtcccaggattaagcaccgcactgcacggagccatgcactgagtgtggagcaaatggtttgtgtggccttgcgcttttttgctagtggagccttcctgtactcagtgggggatgcagaacagctgaacaaggccacaatttgccgcacaataaggagtgtgtgtctggctatcaaagcattagcagatgtcttcatctccttccctggccacagaagactctgtgacatcaaagaggagttctataggattgcag tggactgcacacacataaggataaaagccccctcaggtgcccatgaggccgattttgtgaataggaaatcctttcacagcattaatgttcag atggtctgcaatgctgactgtgtgatcagcaatgttgtggcaaaatggcctggctcagtccatgactccagaatctttcgggcctctgaaatctatcagtgcctatcacaag gtgaattctctggtgtgttgctgggagacagggggtatggctgccagccttttctcctgacacctttcacagacccccaggaagcacagcaggcctacaaccatgcccatgccaggaccagggccagagttgaaatgacctttggcctcctgaaggcacgctttcactgccttcacaaattaagggtcagccctgttagggcatgtgatattactgtggcttgtgctgtcctccacaatgtggcctgcctgaggaaggagagggcccccagagtgccaccagccatggactgggacaatccggcaatcttccctgatgacgacagtggtcggctgctgagggaccaatatgtgttgaattattttagttag
- the LOC136942442 gene encoding putative nuclease HARBI1 isoform X1, protein MATRAAYFSPSEAQILMEAYEEVKDIIKKKGNTATVIKQREKAWQSIADRLNALNMNGPKRTWQQVKIKYKNILQNAVKKNTHRQGTGGGSPKADLTPAEDMALELNKGRPVLEGIPGGKETSIGSSQDATRFIQVSGSTVFLLEPPAQAPDDADPGEGPSAAATAHDGDDDEEETISLDSRRHEDPDAIQWENQPGNISSQAIRKLYGNHLRRQIELADIDIQYKKKKMENLALESEIKKRTIRKLDLEIKKLERELQEDDTADDHLYERYRFSADGIRYLCRLLGPRIKHRTARSHALSVEQMVCVALRFFASGAFLYSVGDAEQLNKATICRTIRSVCLAIKALADVFISFPGHRRLCDIKEEFYRIAGFPNVIGAVDCTHIRIKAPSGAHEADFVNRKSFHSINVQMVCNADCVISNVVAKWPGSVHDSRIFRASEIYQCLSQGEFSGVLLGDRGYGCQPFLLTPFTDPQEAQQAYNHAHARTRARVEMTFGLLKARFHCLHKLRVSPVRACDITVACAVLHNVACLRKERAPRVPPAMDWDNPAIFPDDDSGRLLRDQYVLNYFS, encoded by the exons atggcaactagagccgcgtacttttccccgtcggaagcacaaatcctcatggaggcatacgaggaggtaaaagatataattaagaagaaaggcaacaccgccacagtgataaagcaaagagaaaaagcgtggcaaagtattgcagaccgcctgaatgc attaaacatgaacgggccaaaacggacatggcagcaggtcaaaatcaaatacaagaacattctgcagaatg cagtgaaaaagaatacccacagacaaggcacgggtggtgggtcaccaaaggctgaccttaccccagcagaggacatggccttggagctaaataaaggcaggcccgtcttagaggggatccctggggggaaagagacgagcataggttcctcccaagatgccacccgcttcattcaag tgtctggcagcactgtgttcctgttagagccaccagcacaagcaccagacgatgctgatcca ggtgaaggccccagtgcagcagcaacagcacatgatggagacgatgatgaggaggagaccatctctctggattccagaaggcatgag gacccagatgctatacagtgggaaaaccagcctggcaacata agctcacaagctatcagaaagttgtatggcaaccacctccggcgccaaatagaactggcagacatagacattcagtacaagaagaaaaagatggaaaatcttgcactggagtccgaaataaaaaagaggacaattaggaaactggaccttgaaataaaaaaacttgagagggag ctccaagaagatgacacagctga tgaccatctatatgaaagatacaggttttctgcagatggcatcaggtatctatgcagactactgggtcccaggattaagcaccgcactgcacggagccatgcactgagtgtggagcaaatggtttgtgtggccttgcgcttttttgctagtggagccttcctgtactcagtgggggatgcagaacagctgaacaaggccacaatttgccgcacaataaggagtgtgtgtctggctatcaaagcattagcagatgtcttcatctccttccctggccacagaagactctgtgacatcaaagaggagttctataggattgcag gtttccccaatgtcattggtgcagtggactgcacacacataaggataaaagccccctcaggtgcccatgaggccgattttgtgaataggaaatcctttcacagcattaatgttcag atggtctgcaatgctgactgtgtgatcagcaatgttgtggcaaaatggcctggctcagtccatgactccagaatctttcgggcctctgaaatctatcagtgcctatcacaag gtgaattctctggtgtgttgctgggagacagggggtatggctgccagccttttctcctgacacctttcacagacccccaggaagcacagcaggcctacaaccatgcccatgccaggaccagggccagagttgaaatgacctttggcctcctgaaggcacgctttcactgccttcacaaattaagggtcagccctgttagggcatgtgatattactgtggcttgtgctgtcctccacaatgtggcctgcctgaggaaggagagggcccccagagtgccaccagccatggactgggacaatccggcaatcttccctgatgacgacagtggtcggctgctgagggaccaatatgtgttgaattattttagttag